Within the Solibacillus silvestris genome, the region TACGGGATATTAAGCTAGATGATTCGAAAGAGCCGTTACTATTCTATGCGGGCAAATACCGTTCATTAGAAACAATTACTGTATAACAGGGGGATTCAAATTGGATATTCAACAAGCTGCTAATGCATTATTAACTGCTGAACGTTCGAAACAGCCAATTGAACCTTTTACGTCGTCAACTGATATTTCAGTTGACGACGCTTATCATATTCAGCTGTTACAAATTAAAGAGAAATTGAAGGAAGCTGAACTGGTAGGCATGAAGGTTGGATTGACGAGCGAAGTAATGCAAAAAATGTTCAATGTAGACACGCCTGATTTCGGGCACATTTTGAGCACGATGGTTTATGAAAATAACAGTACAATTTCGAAATCGCAGTTTATTCAACCGAAAGTAGAATTCGAAATTGCTTTTTTATTAAAAGAAGATTTAAAGGGCCCGAATGTGACAGTCGAACAAGTATTACAGGCAACAAAAGCGATTGCACCAGCAATTGAAATCATCGATAGTCGCATTATGGACTGGAAATTTAAATTTGAAGATACGGTAGCGGATAATGGTTCTTCAGCCGGGGCAATTATTGGCACACCATCTGATTTACCATCTTTTGAAGAGCTCGCAAACATTCCGATAGTCGTGAAGAAAAATGGCGAAGTGATCGATCAAGGTGTGAGCAGCGCAGTAATGGGGAACCCAGCGAAAGCAATTGCCTGGCTTGCCAATATGTTAAGTGAATATGATATCTCACTTAAAGCAGGTCAATTCATTTTAGCGGGCGCAATTACAGCAGCAGTATTTTTCGAAGTGAATGACGAGTTTGAAATTGATTTCGGTAAGTATGGACAGCTAAAAGTACGATTTACAGATTAAGGATTGAGGTGAGCAAATTGACGAAATTAAAAGTAGGCATCATCGGTTCAGGGAATATCGGTACGGATTTAATGTATAAAATTGAGCGTTGTGATGCACTGGAAATGGCGGTCATGGTTGGTATTGATCCGCAATCAGAAGGTTTGGCACGTGCATGTGAACGTGGCTATATAGCAATCGAAAATGGTATTGAAGGATTTAAATCACAGTTAGATCTAGTTGATATCGTTTTTGATGCGACGAGTGCCTATGCTCACAGAGAAAACTACGAGGTAATTAAAGCTGCAGGTAAAAAAATGATTGATTTAACGCCGGCAGCAATAGGACCATTCACTGTTCCGCCAGTAAATTTGAGTGAGCACTTTGAAAAAGACAATGTCAACATGGTAACGTGCGGCGGTCAGGCAACGATTCCGGTTGTGGCAGCGATTTCCCGTGTTGTGCCTGTTGACTATGCCGAAATCGTCGCAACAGTCGCAAGTAAAAGTGCGGGCCCGGGAACACGCGCAAATATCGATGAATTTACACGGACAACGGCAAATGCAATCGAAGTGGTCGGCGGTGCGAAAAAAGGGAAAGCAATTATCATTTTAAACCCGGCAGAACCGCCTATTATGATGCGTGATACAGTGCATGCGCTCGTAGCGGAGACAGGGAAAGAAGATGAAATTCGCGCTTCTATTAAAGAGATGATTGAGGAAGTAAAAACATACGTCCCGGGTTACCGTCTATGTGGTGAACCGATTTTTGAAGGTAATAAAGTATCAGTTTTATTAGAAGTGGAAGGGATTGGCGATTTCTTCCCGCCTTATTCAGGAAATTTGGACATTATGACGGCAGCTGCTGCACGTGTAGCAAATGAATTAGCCAAAAATCTAATAGCGCAAGGAGCGGTTGTGCGATGAGAGACATTCATATTTTAGATGTATCGTTACGAGACGGCAGTCACTCCATGAAGCATCAATATTCCGAGCAACAAGTACGAGATATTGCCAGAGGATTAAATCAGGCAGGTGTAGAGTATTTTGAAGTCGCACATGGTGATGGGTTAGGCGGATCGAGCTTGCAGTACGGTCTATCTGCTGTAGACGAACTGAAGTTAATCGAAGCAGCTGCCAATGAATGTACCGATTCAAAAGTAGCTGTCTTACTTATTCCCGGCATCGGGATTAAGGATGATTTAAAAAATGCCGTGAATGCAGGCGCAAAAATGGCACGTGTTGCAACACATGTGACAGAAGCCGATATTTCAGCACAGCATATTGCCTATAGTCGTGAATTGGGACTGAAAACTGCCGGATTTTTGATGATGGCACATATGGCTCCGACAAGCGTCATTGTCGAGCAGGCTAAATTATTTGAAAGTTACGGTGCAGAAATCGTGTATGTGACGGATTCTGCAGGTTACCTTTTACCAGATCAAGTGACGGAACGCATTCGGGCATTAAAAGAAAATATCGGCTGTGAAATCGGATTCCACGCACATAATAATATGTCACTGGCGATGGCGAACTCTTTAGCGGCAATTGAAGCGGGCGCTACTTATATTGACGGCTCATTACGTGCACTGGGGGCAGGCAGCGGCAATACGCAAACCGAAGTATTAGTTGCGGTATTACAGCGGATGGGCATTCAAACAGGTGTTGATCTGTACAATATTATCGATGTCGCAAATGACATCGTCGCACCTATTTTACCGCGTCCGCAGGAAATTTCAGGTTCGAGCTTAATTATGGGTTATGCAGGCGTGTATTCTAGCTTCTTACTCCATACAGAAAAAGCTTCCAAACAATTCGGTGTAGATGAACGCGATATTTTAGTTGAGCTGGGACGCCGTAAAACAGTCGGCGGACAGGAAGATTTAATTTACGAAGTGGCACAGAGTTTGCGGAAATAGTGAAAACATCAGAATAGGGGGATTAAATGCTGAAAACTAAATATTCTATGTTACTTGGGGTACTTTGCTTATTTATGGTTGTTTTAGTGGCCTGTTCAAATGATGAGGACAACTCTAAAGGTGAAAGTGAAAGTACAGTTTCAACTGTAGCTAAAGCCGAAGATGCAAATGATGAAGTACAAGAGGTAAAGGCGAAGTTAGCGCATTTTTATTCACCTGATATTTTCACCTATGAAGGTTATGAGTTGTTTGCTGACTTAGTATCTAAAAAAAGTGATGGTAAAATTCAATTTACAATTTTCCCAGCCGGTCAGCTATATAATGATGCAAATTTACCTACAGCCATTTCAAGTGGTCAAGTCGAGTTAGGGGCCACAGTTGCTGAAACATGGGCATCTAACATCGCGGCATTAGAATTTAACACATTACCAATCTACAAAGATACAGAACATTTTCGAAAAGCTTTAAATAGTGGGATTCGTGAAGTTGTTAGTGATCAATTAGCGACAATTAATGTAAAGCCACTAATTTGGACATACTTCGATTTCTCATATTTCGCATCTATTAAGAGTCCATTAGTAAGTCCTGGAGACTTTGTGGACAAAAAAATTCGTACAACAGGTCCCTTAATGGCAAAGTTTGTTGAACTCTCTGGGGGAACACCTGTATCTATTCCTGCCGTGGATGTACCACAAGCATTACAACGCGGTACAGTTGATGCTTCAGTATCAGGAGTAACTGGTTTCCAATCTTGGAAGTACTACGACTATACAGATTATTATAGTGGACCTTTTAATCCAGGTTTAGTGTTACTAAGTGCAAATACTAAATGGTGGAATTCCTTAAATGAACCAACTCAAAATGTGATTTTAGAAGCAGCAAAAGAAACAGAAGATTTTTTAATAGAAAGTCATGACAAAGTAACGGTTGAAGCGAAGACATTCCTTGCTGAGCAAGGAATGAAATATGAAGAAGTAAATCTCGAGCAATTTTCAGAAGCTATTGATGCTTTAAAAGAGCAATATTTAAGCAATGCAGGAGAAGCTGGAAAACAAATCATAGACATAGTCGAAAAAAGCCGATAATTATTGATGCTACCTTAATAAATAATGAGGTAGCATTTTATTCATCTTAGAAATTCATTAGGAGGTATATGATGAAAAAAATAATAAAAGTAATCGACTCTATTATCGATTTTTCTGCTATTTTAGCAAGTTTATTTATATTCTGTATTTGTTTCATAGTGACATGGGGAATAATTGCACGTGAATTTCATTTGAAAATATATTGGGTTGAACCATTTTCAATCTATATGTTTATAGCTGCTGCTTTTTTGACCATTCCATATACCATGAAAATGAACGAACATATTCGTGTCGATATTTTATTGAGTAAATTATCACCAAAAGTAGCAAAAATTTTAGATACCGTACTGATGACATTTTCTTTAGTACTCTTCCTTTACATTACAAAAGTTACTTATGATATGTTTTGGTCTTCTTGGACGATGAAAACAAAGGATTTATCTATTATTCAAGTACCTATATGGATTCCTCAATTATTTGTTGTAGTTGGTTGGTCTGTTTTTGTGCTATCAATCTTCCGTTATATTTTGGCTATTTGGTTTGAAGAAAAGAAATCTGAATCCAAAGAAATAATAGGTGAATAAATATGGAATATTTAATTATTATTTTATGTTTCCTAATATTATTACTTTTAGGTCTACCTGTCGCATTTACACTGATTACAGTGGGAGCAGCCATTCTATTTATACATATGGGTGGGGAAGTCACTTCTATTCAGATACCACAAGTAATCTATAATGCACTCAATAGTAGTTTACTTGTAGCTATTCCGTCTTTTATTTTAGCGGGGCAGATTATTATAAAAAGTGGTATTGGTAGCTTAGCATTTAAAGCAGCAGATAAATGGTTTGGCCATTTACCAGGAGGGCTAGCAATTGCGACCATTATTTGCTGCGCATTTTTCTCTTCATTGTCAGGTTCAAGTTTAGCTACGCTTTTAACATTTGGTTATTTAGCTTCTGAAGAAATGATACGAATGGGTTATCCGAAAAAATTTGCTTACGGATTATTGGCTGGTACCGGTACATTGGGAATTTTAATTCCACCAAGTACACCGATGATTTTATATAGTGCTATGACATCTCAATCAGCGAGTGATCTATTCATTGGAGCAACTTTCCCATCGCTAATTATTGTTGTCCTATTTTTGACCTATGTTATGTTTTACGCAAGAAAGTTACCACGTAAAGAAAAAGCACCTATGAAAGAACGTATTCAATCGTTAAAAGAAATCGTTTGGATTTTTTTAATTCCTTTAGTTATTGTTGGCGGTATTTATTCCGGAATTTTCACTGTAACTGAGTCAGCTGGTATATCTTGTGTAGTTAGCATATTTTTAGCGGTATTTGTTTATCGTACTGTTAAATGGAAAGAGCTTATCGATGTATTAAAAGCAGCAGCAACAAATACAGGGATGATTTGTTTAATTTTAGGTGGTGCGATGTTATTTGGTTTTTCAATTACTCTTATAGAACTCCCACAGATGATTCAAACTTTCTTTGAAGATATCAATTTAAATAAATGGGCGTTTTTAGCAGTTCTAAGTTTACTTCTAATTGTATTAGGGATGTTTATGGAGGTTGTATCAATTTTAATGATTGTTACACCGATAATGTACCCAATTATGTTAAGCTACGGATTCGATTTAGTTTGGTTTGGTATTTATTTAGTTATTTTATTAGAGGTAGCAGTCATTACACCTCCAGTAGGGATGAATCTCTTTATTATGATGCAAGTATCTGAGAAGCATAAGAATAAATTTGATATTATCCAAATGTCAAAAGCTGCATTACCTTACGTAGTCTTAATGGCTGTTTTGGTTATAATACTAATTTTATTCCCAGGTCTGGTTACATGGTTACCTAATATTATTGAAACGTAATAATTTTAAAAGGGCTAAACAATATTTTAGAAGAGAGAAATATTTAAATATATAGATAGAGAAGGTGAGCGCATGAAGATTTGTGGGAAATACCGCGCGAAATTTGCAGATGGTCCAATCTGGCATCAGGCATACGGTGTGATTTGGCTCGATATTGCGAATAAAAAAATCATAACTTTCAACCCGGAAACGGAAAAAGAAGATGTGTATGATGCAATGGGCTGGATTCAATCAATCATTCCGACAGCAGATGGTCAGTTTATTGGAGTTTATAAAGACGGCCTCTATTTAATCAATTTTAAATTAGGCTTGAAAAAACCGTTTGTTTTGCCGCCAGATCTGTCTGAATTACATTTTTTAAATGATTCTAAATGTGGACCAGATGGACGACTATGGGTGGGCTCTTCAGACGGTTTTTTTAAAAAGTTTAAAGAAACACCGCAAACTGCATTTTCTAACTATCCATTCCAAAATGCGAGATTAATTTCCGTTGATGCAGAAGGCAAAATTCAGACGCATCTATCGAAAGTAGCGATATCAAATGGTTTGGAATGGGATCGCAAAACAAATAAATTTTATCACATTGATTCGTCGAAGCATGCAATCTTTCAATATGAATTAACAGAAAGGGGACAGCTGCTTTTTGAAAAAGTTGTTTACACGTTCAAAATGGTCGAAGGGTATCCGGCCGGTATGACGATCGATAGTGAAGGTAATTTGTATGTAACGTTATTTAAAAGCGGTCTTATGGCAAAAACAAGTAAGGAACAAACCCGTGTGGTATGTATCAATCCACAGGACCAGCAAATCAAAGAAGAATTTATCATACCCGTCTCCCATGTCACTTCCTGCACAATCGGCGGGAAAAATTTGGACAACTTATATGTAACAACAGCTTATGAATCTTTGCCGGAAGCGCGTATAAAAGAAGAGCCGCTAGCAGGCTATTTACTCGAGTTTCCGTTAAAAACGACAGGTGTATTACCTTACGAGTTTATGTTGGCGAGCAGCGGAAACGATTAGTAAAATTCAGTAATTTTTTACTAAAAGTTAGATTTTTCTGAATAAAAGTTTCCTAGATATCAAAAAGTACATTTTGTAACATTGAAAACAATAAGAAGTTATTCATATCCATCATTTTGAGGGGGAATTACAGTGGCACCAGAAATCGCTAAATTAGGCCATGTTGCTTTAGTGTCAACAGATTTGGAAAAGTCATTAGTTTTCTTTAAAGAGATTATTGGTTTGGAAGAAACAACGGAAATTGATGGTGTTCACTATCTACGTGCTTACAGTGATTTTCAGCACCATACATTGAGCATTGAAGCCGGTGAAAATGCTCACGTAAAGCATATTGGCTGGCGTACAAAAACAGCTGACTGTGTTCTAGGATTCAAAGAACTTTTAGACGAGCAAGGGATAGCTGTTCAGGAATATCCAAAAGGCACAACACCGGGCATCGGTGATTCGATTCGTTTTCAATTACCAAGCGGACATACATTTGAACTTTATAATGAGGTTGAAAAATCTAAGGCTGCATCAGATAAAGCTTCGATTCTAAAAAACCAAGTATATAAATCATGGAATAAAGGGATTTCGCCTCGTCGATTTGATCATGTAAACATTCATACGACGACAGATGTAGATGAATCCTATGAATTTTTAATGGAAGTGCTCGGTTTCAATATGCGTGAGTATGTACGTGGCGATGACGGTATATTGGCCGGCTGGATGAGTGTGACACCACTTGTGCATGATGTGGCGATGATAAAAAAGGAAACGCTTCCAACACCAGCCCGACTCCATCATATTTCTTACTGGCTTGATGATACACAGGATATTTTACGTGCTGCAGATATTTTAAAAGAAAATAATCTGCCATTTATCGGTCCAGGTAAACACGGTGTATCTCAGGCGATCTATTTATATGTAATGGATCCGGGAAGTGGTTGCCGTGTGGAATTATTTTCGGGGGGTTACCTGATTTTTGAACCAGATTGGGAACCGGTTGAGTGGACATTGGAAGAACGTGCCTTAAGCAATACATATTGGGGCGACAGTGTGCAGGATAAAGAATTAAACAATATTACGATTGAAGCAAGGTAAGGCCTAAAAAGCATAAACCACTAAATTACGCCATCTTAGAGAGGTTGTGAAGAAGCATGAAAATAATTATCGTAAATGAAATTAATCTACCGATTGTCCAGCAAAATAGCGAACCGGCAGTAATGGCATTAGGATTTTTTGATGGTGTGCATAAAGGCCATCAGGAAGTAATTTTAGCAGCCCGAAAAAAAGCCCGGAAAAATGGCTTGAAATTGGCTGTGATGAGTTTTTTCCCCCATCCGAAAACGGTCTTTTCAAATGAAGAAGTGGACTATTTAATGCCGATGGAGAAAAAGGCCGAACGCTTTCAATCATTAGGTGTCGATTTGTTCTATATTGTGGATTTTACGAAATCGTTTGCTGCTCTTCAGCCGAAGCAATTTGTACAGCAATATTTAGTGGGGCTTCAAGTGCAGTATGCTGTAGCAGGTTTTGACTATACGTACGGAGCTAAAGGAGCCGGTACGACTGCTACGATTCACTCTGACAGTGACTGCAAAATTATAGTCGACATTGTGAAGCGTTTTTCCATTTCAGGTAAAAAGGTGAGCTCGACATGCATTCGGGAAAAATTGAAACGGGGCTATGTCGAAGAAGTAACAGCGTTATTAGGAAAGCCGTACAGCGTCCAATACTCGATGAAAAACGGATTGCACGATTACTATACACTACCTCAATGCGGAGAATACTATGTCACGATTTTATCAGGCAAGCGCGCTATCTCGCAAAAAGTGTATGTGAAGAATGCCGAGGACATTATTTTTTACCATGATTTAAATATTGATGATTGTTCGATTTACTTTCATCAACGCGCAACCCAAAAATACCAAGAAATTAGTTGAGAGGCTGGTTAAACTTGAAAAAAACAGAGATGTTTCAACAGTTATTAGCAAGTAAAGACACATTTATATTACCAGGCGCCTTTGATGCAATGACGGCCCGCATTATCGAAGAAACCGGGTTTAAGGCCATTTATGCAACAGGAGCCGGCATTTCAAATGCGCAGCTTGGCTGGGCGGATGTCGGACTGACGACTTTAACGGAAATCGCCCAGGTTGTTTCCTGGATGAGTGAAGTGACAACGGTTCCGATTGTCGTTGATGCCGATACAGGCTTCGGCAACGCCATCAATATGCAGCGAACAGTAAAGGTACTGGAAAAAGCTGGTGCAGCTGCATTGCAGATTGAAGACCAGGTCATGCCGAAAAAATGCGGTCATTTCAACGGGAAAGAAGTAATATCAAAGGATGAAATGGTCGGCAAAATTAAAGCTGCTCTTGATGCACGTACAGATGATCAGCTAGCGATCATTGCGCGTACGGATGCGTTAGGCGTCCTTGGTTTCGATGAAGCAATTGAACGAGCAAATGCTTATAAAGAGGCAGGTGCACATGCAATCTTTGTGGAAGCGCCAACTACGTATGAGCAATTGTCCCGTATTACAAAAGAGGTACCGGGTATCCCGCAAATTATTAATCTTGTAGAAGGTGGTAAAACGCCTTTAGTATCACGTCAGGAAGCGCAAAATTTAGGCTTCCAGATTATGCTGTGTGCCAACTCGGCTTTACGCGGTGCGATTAAAGGTGCTGCAGATGCACTGCAAATTTTAAAGCGCGATGAAAGCCAGGAAAACATTCATGATGTTATTTGCACATGGGAACAACGCCAAGAATTGTTTAAGTTAAAAGAAATTCAACAACTGGAAAAACAATATTCTTAATATTCGGAAAGATGGTGTGGATATGAGTGGAGTGGACTATGATTTAGTCATTGTTGGTTGCGGTGCAGCTGGAACAGCGTCTGCATTAGCTGCAGCTGAACAAGCGAAGGAACAAAATGAAAACTTAACGATTGCTATTTTAGAGCGTGCACCTTTTGAACAGCGTGGTGGAAATACACGCTGGACGGCTGCTTATATGCGAATGGAAAATATCGATAAGCCGGCAGATGGCATCGTTGAAGATATGGTCACATTTTCTGATTCATTTATGGATCGTGCATATGCCGAAACATTACGTGATGAAGCGGGAGAAACATTACGTTGGGTAGAGTCGAAAGGTGTTGATTTTGATTTTCTTCCCACAATGTTTTTGACTGCATCCAAACCGCGCCTGTTACCGGTTGGTGGAGGACGTGCCATTATCGATGCCCTCACTTTACGAGCACGTGCTTTAGGTGTGGAAATTATTTATGAAACAACAGCATGGGATTTAACGCTCGATGGTGATGGGGCGATCAATGGCATCAAAGTACGTATGGCTGAAGGGACATCCATCGTTCTGAAAACAAATGCGGTCATTTTAGGTGCAGGTGGTTTCCAAGGGAACAAAGAAATGATGGCACAGTATATCGGACGGGATGCACATAAAATTCCGCCGGTCTCTGATGGTGGCCTGTTTAATAAAGGCGAGGCAATCCGCATGGCGTTAAATATCGGTGCTGCCGGAAAAGGGCAGTTTGATGCTTTCCATGCTGAAACAGTAGACCCGCGCAGTAAACGCGAAGAAGCGGGCGTCATGTTGTTCCCGTATGCCATCCTCGTGAATAAGCAGGGGAAACGCTTTACAGATGAAGGGGTTACAACAATTGATGAACAGTATGAAGAAGTAGCACGCAAAATTTTTTACGAATGTGAAGACCATATTGCTTACATGATTACCGATCAAAAAATTTATAACATCCCGAATTATGAAGAGGCACTGCAAACCGATATTCCAGCAATCGTCGGAGAAACGATTGAAGATATCGCAAATCAGATCGGTGTGAATGCAGAAAACTTAAAGCACACAATTGATGAATTTAATGCAGCTTGCCCGACAGGTGAATTTATCTACAACCGGGTCGATGGGCTTGCAACAACTGGCTTGGCATTAAACAAATCGAACTGGTCTATTCCGATTAACGAAGGTCCATTTATTGCGTATCCGATTATTTGCTGCAACGTATTTACGAATGGCGGGTTAGCTACAGATTTAAATGGGCGTGTCCTAACAGGTGATGAAGTAGCGATTCCTGGTCTATATGCTGTAGGTGAAACTTCGGGTGTTTACTA harbors:
- a CDS encoding 2-keto-4-pentenoate hydratase, with protein sequence MDIQQAANALLTAERSKQPIEPFTSSTDISVDDAYHIQLLQIKEKLKEAELVGMKVGLTSEVMQKMFNVDTPDFGHILSTMVYENNSTISKSQFIQPKVEFEIAFLLKEDLKGPNVTVEQVLQATKAIAPAIEIIDSRIMDWKFKFEDTVADNGSSAGAIIGTPSDLPSFEELANIPIVVKKNGEVIDQGVSSAVMGNPAKAIAWLANMLSEYDISLKAGQFILAGAITAAVFFEVNDEFEIDFGKYGQLKVRFTD
- a CDS encoding acetaldehyde dehydrogenase (acetylating) yields the protein MTKLKVGIIGSGNIGTDLMYKIERCDALEMAVMVGIDPQSEGLARACERGYIAIENGIEGFKSQLDLVDIVFDATSAYAHRENYEVIKAAGKKMIDLTPAAIGPFTVPPVNLSEHFEKDNVNMVTCGGQATIPVVAAISRVVPVDYAEIVATVASKSAGPGTRANIDEFTRTTANAIEVVGGAKKGKAIIILNPAEPPIMMRDTVHALVAETGKEDEIRASIKEMIEEVKTYVPGYRLCGEPIFEGNKVSVLLEVEGIGDFFPPYSGNLDIMTAAAARVANELAKNLIAQGAVVR
- a CDS encoding 4-hydroxy-2-oxovalerate aldolase, with protein sequence MRDIHILDVSLRDGSHSMKHQYSEQQVRDIARGLNQAGVEYFEVAHGDGLGGSSLQYGLSAVDELKLIEAAANECTDSKVAVLLIPGIGIKDDLKNAVNAGAKMARVATHVTEADISAQHIAYSRELGLKTAGFLMMAHMAPTSVIVEQAKLFESYGAEIVYVTDSAGYLLPDQVTERIRALKENIGCEIGFHAHNNMSLAMANSLAAIEAGATYIDGSLRALGAGSGNTQTEVLVAVLQRMGIQTGVDLYNIIDVANDIVAPILPRPQEISGSSLIMGYAGVYSSFLLHTEKASKQFGVDERDILVELGRRKTVGGQEDLIYEVAQSLRK
- a CDS encoding gluconolactonase is translated as MKICGKYRAKFADGPIWHQAYGVIWLDIANKKIITFNPETEKEDVYDAMGWIQSIIPTADGQFIGVYKDGLYLINFKLGLKKPFVLPPDLSELHFLNDSKCGPDGRLWVGSSDGFFKKFKETPQTAFSNYPFQNARLISVDAEGKIQTHLSKVAISNGLEWDRKTNKFYHIDSSKHAIFQYELTERGQLLFEKVVYTFKMVEGYPAGMTIDSEGNLYVTLFKSGLMAKTSKEQTRVVCINPQDQQIKEEFIIPVSHVTSCTIGGKNLDNLYVTTAYESLPEARIKEEPLAGYLLEFPLKTTGVLPYEFMLASSGND
- a CDS encoding 2,3-dihydroxybiphenyl 1,2-dioxygenase, which gives rise to MAPEIAKLGHVALVSTDLEKSLVFFKEIIGLEETTEIDGVHYLRAYSDFQHHTLSIEAGENAHVKHIGWRTKTADCVLGFKELLDEQGIAVQEYPKGTTPGIGDSIRFQLPSGHTFELYNEVEKSKAASDKASILKNQVYKSWNKGISPRRFDHVNIHTTTDVDESYEFLMEVLGFNMREYVRGDDGILAGWMSVTPLVHDVAMIKKETLPTPARLHHISYWLDDTQDILRAADILKENNLPFIGPGKHGVSQAIYLYVMDPGSGCRVELFSGGYLIFEPDWEPVEWTLEERALSNTYWGDSVQDKELNNITIEAR
- a CDS encoding FAD synthase, whose protein sequence is MKIIIVNEINLPIVQQNSEPAVMALGFFDGVHKGHQEVILAARKKARKNGLKLAVMSFFPHPKTVFSNEEVDYLMPMEKKAERFQSLGVDLFYIVDFTKSFAALQPKQFVQQYLVGLQVQYAVAGFDYTYGAKGAGTTATIHSDSDCKIIVDIVKRFSISGKKVSSTCIREKLKRGYVEEVTALLGKPYSVQYSMKNGLHDYYTLPQCGEYYVTILSGKRAISQKVYVKNAEDIIFYHDLNIDDCSIYFHQRATQKYQEIS
- a CDS encoding carboxyvinyl-carboxyphosphonate phosphorylmutase, encoding MKKTEMFQQLLASKDTFILPGAFDAMTARIIEETGFKAIYATGAGISNAQLGWADVGLTTLTEIAQVVSWMSEVTTVPIVVDADTGFGNAINMQRTVKVLEKAGAAALQIEDQVMPKKCGHFNGKEVISKDEMVGKIKAALDARTDDQLAIIARTDALGVLGFDEAIERANAYKEAGAHAIFVEAPTTYEQLSRITKEVPGIPQIINLVEGGKTPLVSRQEAQNLGFQIMLCANSALRGAIKGAADALQILKRDESQENIHDVICTWEQRQELFKLKEIQQLEKQYS
- a CDS encoding succinate dehydrogenase, producing the protein MSGVDYDLVIVGCGAAGTASALAAAEQAKEQNENLTIAILERAPFEQRGGNTRWTAAYMRMENIDKPADGIVEDMVTFSDSFMDRAYAETLRDEAGETLRWVESKGVDFDFLPTMFLTASKPRLLPVGGGRAIIDALTLRARALGVEIIYETTAWDLTLDGDGAINGIKVRMAEGTSIVLKTNAVILGAGGFQGNKEMMAQYIGRDAHKIPPVSDGGLFNKGEAIRMALNIGAAGKGQFDAFHAETVDPRSKREEAGVMLFPYAILVNKQGKRFTDEGVTTIDEQYEEVARKIFYECEDHIAYMITDQKIYNIPNYEEALQTDIPAIVGETIEDIANQIGVNAENLKHTIDEFNAACPTGEFIYNRVDGLATTGLALNKSNWSIPINEGPFIAYPIICCNVFTNGGLATDLNGRVLTGDEVAIPGLYAVGETSGVYYGKYPGGTSVLRCLVFGRRAGHDAIRYIGEKEKSYQ